In one window of Macadamia integrifolia cultivar HAES 741 chromosome 2, SCU_Mint_v3, whole genome shotgun sequence DNA:
- the LOC122090867 gene encoding pentatricopeptide repeat-containing protein At3g57430, chloroplastic-like isoform X2, whose amino-acid sequence MFYSTFYLKVLTNNLTIQIYHSNREPGNISLWMISESMPMRLYRRMSGSLDLCGKAKGKFELHVPPFASMARCGGSISLQEPRSIRSSTIRTSESWHALHLLVVADKFGNEILEKDVVSWTSMISMKARQGFIDLALSYFLRMRRLGIDPNETTYSTTIGVCCQLRRIDVGMSMHCLILKKGFLTQLFVASGLVTMYSKCGYVEEARQIFDRMLYRDAVTWNSMIAACSQNFLNWEAICLFRSMLKSGNDGKLLVNNFTFASVFRACAGLECNRMGKSLHGYAIKLGFSTDVFVGGSIIDMYSKSGSLDIGQCVFNQMGKRDLVAWNTMITAYSQNYNGEEAIALFYQMQSEGFLPNETTFSCVIKASSMMSDIAIGRCFHAKTLMRGYSSDVFVGTALVDMYSKYFAMEDAEEVFGDMNRSVVSFNALITGYSLSGRYEEALRAYVGLCTEDMKPDFFTFTGLFSSCSVLGALHEGAQVHAHSVKFGLDSNVTVGNSLMNFYAKCGIMDGALKAFEFITTPNSISWAGIISGFAQNGEGEKAFEYFCKMHRLSEEPDEFAFSSILATLANWAATEQGRHLHGYMIKTGLGSTLLVGSALVDMYSKSGIAEDSFKVFCEMPEKNVVSWNSMIIGYAQNGFSDKALLLFQEMRDTGVIPTCITFVGVLSACSHAGLIEEGINCYNLMVYEYRILPSVEHCTCMVDLLGRAGYLNEAETFIYKSPFPQEPGMWRTLLAACGVHKNSDVGVRASQHCLWLEPQDSFTYVILSNIYASKQLWCEVTRIRDMMKDMCVEKEPGCSWIEVRNIVMMGLFREQECFQHK is encoded by the exons ATGTTTTACTCTACATTTTACCTAAAGGTTTTAACTAATAatttgaccattcaaatttaCCACTCTAATCGAGAACCCGGCAACATTTCATTGTGGATGATTTCTGAATCAATGCCAATGAGGCTGTACAGAAGAATGAGTGGGTCTCTCGATTTATGTGGGAAAGCAAAGGGTAAGTTTGAATTGCATGTCCCTCCTTTTGCCTCAATGGCTCGATGCGGTGGATCTATTTCTCTACAAGAACCAAGATCAATCCGTTCTTCCACGATAAGGACATCCGAGAGCTGGCATGCTCTTCATTTGCTTGTGGTAGCTGATAAGTTTGGTAATGAAATTCTTGAGAAAGATGTGGTTTCTTGGACCTCAATGATATCGATGAAGGCGCGACAGGGGTTCATTGACTTGGCATTATCTTACTTCTTGCGGATGAGGAGACTTGGGATTGATCCCAATGAGACGACATATTCTACAACAATTGGAGTATGTTGCCAATTGAGGAGGATTGATGTTGGAATGAGCATGCACTGTTTGATTTTGAAGAAAGGGTTCTTGACACAACTATTTGTTGCTAGTGGCTTGGTCACTATGTATTCCAAATGTGGTTATGTTGAAGAAGCACGTCAGATATTTGATAGGATGCTCTACAGGGATGCAGTCACATGGAACTCTATGATTGCTGCGTGCTCGCAGAATTTCTTAAATTGGGAAGCCATTTGTTTGTTCCGCTCTATGCTAAAAAGTGGAAATGATGGGAAGCTGTTGGTTAATAATTTTACATTTGCCAGCGTTTTCAGGGCTTGTGCTGGTCTGGAATGCAATAGGATGGGAAAATCTTTGCATGGTTATGCAATTAAATTGGGGTTTAGTACAGATGTTTTTGTTGGTGGATCCATAATTGATATGTATTCAAAGAGTGGTAGTTTAGATATAGGCCAATGTGTCTTTAATCAGATGGGAAAAAGAGATCTTGTAGCATGGAACACCATGATTACTGCTTACTCTCAAAATTATAATGGAGAAGAGGCTATTGCATTATTTTATCAGATGCAATCTGAAGGCTTTCTTCCTAATGAGACTACATTTTCTTGTGTTATCAAAGCTTCATCTATGATGTCAGACATTGCCATTGGCCGATGCTTCCATGCTAAAACTCTGATGCGTGGTTATTCATCAGATGTGTTCGTGGGGACTGCACTTGTTGATATGTATTCAAAATATTTTGCTATGGAAGATGCCGAGGAAGTTTTTGGTGACATGAATAGGAGTGTTGTATCCTTTAATGCACTTATCACAGGTTACAGTTTGTCTGGAAGGTACGAGGAAGCCTTAAGAGCTTATGTGGGCTTGTGTACTGAAGACATGAAACCTGACTTCTTTACTTTCACAGGACTATTCTCCTCATGCTCTGTATTGGGTGCTTTGCATGAAGGGGCTCAAGTTCATGCTCACTCGGTCAAATTTGGTCTGGATTCAAATGTCACTGTTGGGAACTCTCTAATGAACTTCTATGCTAAATGTGGCATTATGGATGGTGCATTAAAGGCTTTCGAATTTATAACTACGCCAAATTCCATATCCTGGGCGGGAATAATCTCAGGCTTTGCACAAAATGGTGAGGGAGAGAAGGCGTTCGAGTATTTCTGCAAAATGCACAGGTTGTCAGAGGAACCAGATGAATTTGCCTTCTCAAGCATTCTTGCAACACTTGCCAACTGGGCTGCCACTGAACAAGGAAGGCACTTGCATGGCTACATGATAAAGACAGGACTTGGGTCCACTTTGTTAGTAGGTAGTGCACTGGTTGACATGTACTCTAAAAGTGGGATAGCTGAAGATTCATTTAAGGTGTTCTGTGAGATGCCAGAGAAAAATGTAgtctcttggaattcaatgatAATTGGATATGCTCAAAATGGGTTCAGTGACAAGGCTCTTCTCCTGTTCCAAGAAATGAGGGATACCGGTGTGATCCCAACATGCATTACCTTTGTTGGGGTTCTCTCCGCGTGTAGCCATGCAGGTTTAATTGAAGAAGGAATAAACTGTTACAACTTAATGGTTTATGAGTATAGGATTCTGCCCTCAGTAGAACACTGCACATGTATGGTTGACCTCCTTGGACGTGCGGGATATCTCAATGAGGCAGAAACATTTATTTACAAATCTCCATTTCCACAGGAACCTGGGATGTGGAGGACCCTCCTTGCAGCTTGCGGAGTTCACAAAAATTCTGATGTTGGTGTTCGAGCTTCACAGCACTGCTTGTGGTTGGAGCCTCAAGATTCTTTCACATATGTCATCTTATCTAACATTTATGCATCCAAACAGTTATGGTGTGAGGTCACTAGAATAAGAGATATGATGAAGGATATGTGTGTGGAGAAGGAGCCAGGATGCAGCTGGATCGAGGTCAGGAACATAGT AATGATGGGTTTATTCCGGGAGCAAGAGTGTTTCCAACATAAGTAG
- the LOC122090867 gene encoding pentatricopeptide repeat-containing protein At3g57430, chloroplastic-like isoform X3, producing the protein MFYSTFYLKVLTNNLTIQIYHSNREPGNISLWMISESMPMRLYRRMSGSLDLCGKAKGKFELHVPPFASMARCGGSISLQEPRSIRSSTIRTSESWHALHLLVVADKFGNEILEKDVVSWTSMISMKARQGFIDLALSYFLRMRRLGIDPNETTYSTTIGVCCQLRRIDVGMSMHCLILKKGFLTQLFVASGLVTMYSKCGYVEEARQIFDRMLYRDAVTWNSMIAACSQNFLNWEAICLFRSMLKSGNDGKLLVNNFTFASVFRACAGLECNRMGKSLHGYAIKLGFSTDVFVGGSIIDMYSKSGSLDIGQCVFNQMGKRDLVAWNTMITAYSQNYNGEEAIALFYQMQSEGFLPNETTFSCVIKASSMMSDIAIGRCFHAKTLMRGYSSDVFVGTALVDMYSKYFAMEDAEEVFGDMNRSVVSFNALITGYSLSGRYEEALRAYVGLCTEDMKPDFFTFTGLFSSCSVLGALHEGAQVHAHSVKFGLDSNVTVGNSLMNFYAKCGIMDGALKAFEFITTPNSISWAGIISGFAQNGEGEKAFEYFCKMHRLSEEPDEFAFSSILATLANWAATEQGRHLHGYMIKTGLGSTLLVGSALVDMYSKSGIAEDSFKVFCEMPEKNVVSWNSMIIGYAQNGFSDKALLLFQEMRDTGVIPTCITFVGVLSACSHAGLIEEGINCYNLMVYEYRILPSVEHCTCMVDLLGRAGYLNEAETFIYKSPFPQEPGMWRTLLAACGVHKNSDVGVRASQHCLWLEPQDSFTYVILSNIYASKQLWCEVTRIRDMMKDMCVEKEPGCSWIENDGFIPGARVFPT; encoded by the exons ATGTTTTACTCTACATTTTACCTAAAGGTTTTAACTAATAatttgaccattcaaatttaCCACTCTAATCGAGAACCCGGCAACATTTCATTGTGGATGATTTCTGAATCAATGCCAATGAGGCTGTACAGAAGAATGAGTGGGTCTCTCGATTTATGTGGGAAAGCAAAGGGTAAGTTTGAATTGCATGTCCCTCCTTTTGCCTCAATGGCTCGATGCGGTGGATCTATTTCTCTACAAGAACCAAGATCAATCCGTTCTTCCACGATAAGGACATCCGAGAGCTGGCATGCTCTTCATTTGCTTGTGGTAGCTGATAAGTTTGGTAATGAAATTCTTGAGAAAGATGTGGTTTCTTGGACCTCAATGATATCGATGAAGGCGCGACAGGGGTTCATTGACTTGGCATTATCTTACTTCTTGCGGATGAGGAGACTTGGGATTGATCCCAATGAGACGACATATTCTACAACAATTGGAGTATGTTGCCAATTGAGGAGGATTGATGTTGGAATGAGCATGCACTGTTTGATTTTGAAGAAAGGGTTCTTGACACAACTATTTGTTGCTAGTGGCTTGGTCACTATGTATTCCAAATGTGGTTATGTTGAAGAAGCACGTCAGATATTTGATAGGATGCTCTACAGGGATGCAGTCACATGGAACTCTATGATTGCTGCGTGCTCGCAGAATTTCTTAAATTGGGAAGCCATTTGTTTGTTCCGCTCTATGCTAAAAAGTGGAAATGATGGGAAGCTGTTGGTTAATAATTTTACATTTGCCAGCGTTTTCAGGGCTTGTGCTGGTCTGGAATGCAATAGGATGGGAAAATCTTTGCATGGTTATGCAATTAAATTGGGGTTTAGTACAGATGTTTTTGTTGGTGGATCCATAATTGATATGTATTCAAAGAGTGGTAGTTTAGATATAGGCCAATGTGTCTTTAATCAGATGGGAAAAAGAGATCTTGTAGCATGGAACACCATGATTACTGCTTACTCTCAAAATTATAATGGAGAAGAGGCTATTGCATTATTTTATCAGATGCAATCTGAAGGCTTTCTTCCTAATGAGACTACATTTTCTTGTGTTATCAAAGCTTCATCTATGATGTCAGACATTGCCATTGGCCGATGCTTCCATGCTAAAACTCTGATGCGTGGTTATTCATCAGATGTGTTCGTGGGGACTGCACTTGTTGATATGTATTCAAAATATTTTGCTATGGAAGATGCCGAGGAAGTTTTTGGTGACATGAATAGGAGTGTTGTATCCTTTAATGCACTTATCACAGGTTACAGTTTGTCTGGAAGGTACGAGGAAGCCTTAAGAGCTTATGTGGGCTTGTGTACTGAAGACATGAAACCTGACTTCTTTACTTTCACAGGACTATTCTCCTCATGCTCTGTATTGGGTGCTTTGCATGAAGGGGCTCAAGTTCATGCTCACTCGGTCAAATTTGGTCTGGATTCAAATGTCACTGTTGGGAACTCTCTAATGAACTTCTATGCTAAATGTGGCATTATGGATGGTGCATTAAAGGCTTTCGAATTTATAACTACGCCAAATTCCATATCCTGGGCGGGAATAATCTCAGGCTTTGCACAAAATGGTGAGGGAGAGAAGGCGTTCGAGTATTTCTGCAAAATGCACAGGTTGTCAGAGGAACCAGATGAATTTGCCTTCTCAAGCATTCTTGCAACACTTGCCAACTGGGCTGCCACTGAACAAGGAAGGCACTTGCATGGCTACATGATAAAGACAGGACTTGGGTCCACTTTGTTAGTAGGTAGTGCACTGGTTGACATGTACTCTAAAAGTGGGATAGCTGAAGATTCATTTAAGGTGTTCTGTGAGATGCCAGAGAAAAATGTAgtctcttggaattcaatgatAATTGGATATGCTCAAAATGGGTTCAGTGACAAGGCTCTTCTCCTGTTCCAAGAAATGAGGGATACCGGTGTGATCCCAACATGCATTACCTTTGTTGGGGTTCTCTCCGCGTGTAGCCATGCAGGTTTAATTGAAGAAGGAATAAACTGTTACAACTTAATGGTTTATGAGTATAGGATTCTGCCCTCAGTAGAACACTGCACATGTATGGTTGACCTCCTTGGACGTGCGGGATATCTCAATGAGGCAGAAACATTTATTTACAAATCTCCATTTCCACAGGAACCTGGGATGTGGAGGACCCTCCTTGCAGCTTGCGGAGTTCACAAAAATTCTGATGTTGGTGTTCGAGCTTCACAGCACTGCTTGTGGTTGGAGCCTCAAGATTCTTTCACATATGTCATCTTATCTAACATTTATGCATCCAAACAGTTATGGTGTGAGGTCACTAGAATAAGAGATATGATGAAGGATATGTGTGTGGAGAAGGAGCCAGGATGCAGCTGGATCGAG AATGATGGGTTTATTCCGGGAGCAAGAGTGTTTCCAACATAA
- the LOC122090867 gene encoding pentatricopeptide repeat-containing protein At2g33680-like isoform X1, whose amino-acid sequence MFYSTFYLKVLTNNLTIQIYHSNREPGNISLWMISESMPMRLYRRMSGSLDLCGKAKGKFELHVPPFASMARCGGSISLQEPRSIRSSTIRTSESWHALHLLVVADKFGNEILEKDVVSWTSMISMKARQGFIDLALSYFLRMRRLGIDPNETTYSTTIGVCCQLRRIDVGMSMHCLILKKGFLTQLFVASGLVTMYSKCGYVEEARQIFDRMLYRDAVTWNSMIAACSQNFLNWEAICLFRSMLKSGNDGKLLVNNFTFASVFRACAGLECNRMGKSLHGYAIKLGFSTDVFVGGSIIDMYSKSGSLDIGQCVFNQMGKRDLVAWNTMITAYSQNYNGEEAIALFYQMQSEGFLPNETTFSCVIKASSMMSDIAIGRCFHAKTLMRGYSSDVFVGTALVDMYSKYFAMEDAEEVFGDMNRSVVSFNALITGYSLSGRYEEALRAYVGLCTEDMKPDFFTFTGLFSSCSVLGALHEGAQVHAHSVKFGLDSNVTVGNSLMNFYAKCGIMDGALKAFEFITTPNSISWAGIISGFAQNGEGEKAFEYFCKMHRLSEEPDEFAFSSILATLANWAATEQGRHLHGYMIKTGLGSTLLVGSALVDMYSKSGIAEDSFKVFCEMPEKNVVSWNSMIIGYAQNGFSDKALLLFQEMRDTGVIPTCITFVGVLSACSHAGLIEEGINCYNLMVYEYRILPSVEHCTCMVDLLGRAGYLNEAETFIYKSPFPQEPGMWRTLLAACGVHKNSDVGVRASQHCLWLEPQDSFTYVILSNIYASKQLWCEVTRIRDMMKDMCVEKEPGCSWIEVRNIVYVFVANDNSCFLDEVFETLKSLFMHSKADSYDLELG is encoded by the coding sequence ATGTTTTACTCTACATTTTACCTAAAGGTTTTAACTAATAatttgaccattcaaatttaCCACTCTAATCGAGAACCCGGCAACATTTCATTGTGGATGATTTCTGAATCAATGCCAATGAGGCTGTACAGAAGAATGAGTGGGTCTCTCGATTTATGTGGGAAAGCAAAGGGTAAGTTTGAATTGCATGTCCCTCCTTTTGCCTCAATGGCTCGATGCGGTGGATCTATTTCTCTACAAGAACCAAGATCAATCCGTTCTTCCACGATAAGGACATCCGAGAGCTGGCATGCTCTTCATTTGCTTGTGGTAGCTGATAAGTTTGGTAATGAAATTCTTGAGAAAGATGTGGTTTCTTGGACCTCAATGATATCGATGAAGGCGCGACAGGGGTTCATTGACTTGGCATTATCTTACTTCTTGCGGATGAGGAGACTTGGGATTGATCCCAATGAGACGACATATTCTACAACAATTGGAGTATGTTGCCAATTGAGGAGGATTGATGTTGGAATGAGCATGCACTGTTTGATTTTGAAGAAAGGGTTCTTGACACAACTATTTGTTGCTAGTGGCTTGGTCACTATGTATTCCAAATGTGGTTATGTTGAAGAAGCACGTCAGATATTTGATAGGATGCTCTACAGGGATGCAGTCACATGGAACTCTATGATTGCTGCGTGCTCGCAGAATTTCTTAAATTGGGAAGCCATTTGTTTGTTCCGCTCTATGCTAAAAAGTGGAAATGATGGGAAGCTGTTGGTTAATAATTTTACATTTGCCAGCGTTTTCAGGGCTTGTGCTGGTCTGGAATGCAATAGGATGGGAAAATCTTTGCATGGTTATGCAATTAAATTGGGGTTTAGTACAGATGTTTTTGTTGGTGGATCCATAATTGATATGTATTCAAAGAGTGGTAGTTTAGATATAGGCCAATGTGTCTTTAATCAGATGGGAAAAAGAGATCTTGTAGCATGGAACACCATGATTACTGCTTACTCTCAAAATTATAATGGAGAAGAGGCTATTGCATTATTTTATCAGATGCAATCTGAAGGCTTTCTTCCTAATGAGACTACATTTTCTTGTGTTATCAAAGCTTCATCTATGATGTCAGACATTGCCATTGGCCGATGCTTCCATGCTAAAACTCTGATGCGTGGTTATTCATCAGATGTGTTCGTGGGGACTGCACTTGTTGATATGTATTCAAAATATTTTGCTATGGAAGATGCCGAGGAAGTTTTTGGTGACATGAATAGGAGTGTTGTATCCTTTAATGCACTTATCACAGGTTACAGTTTGTCTGGAAGGTACGAGGAAGCCTTAAGAGCTTATGTGGGCTTGTGTACTGAAGACATGAAACCTGACTTCTTTACTTTCACAGGACTATTCTCCTCATGCTCTGTATTGGGTGCTTTGCATGAAGGGGCTCAAGTTCATGCTCACTCGGTCAAATTTGGTCTGGATTCAAATGTCACTGTTGGGAACTCTCTAATGAACTTCTATGCTAAATGTGGCATTATGGATGGTGCATTAAAGGCTTTCGAATTTATAACTACGCCAAATTCCATATCCTGGGCGGGAATAATCTCAGGCTTTGCACAAAATGGTGAGGGAGAGAAGGCGTTCGAGTATTTCTGCAAAATGCACAGGTTGTCAGAGGAACCAGATGAATTTGCCTTCTCAAGCATTCTTGCAACACTTGCCAACTGGGCTGCCACTGAACAAGGAAGGCACTTGCATGGCTACATGATAAAGACAGGACTTGGGTCCACTTTGTTAGTAGGTAGTGCACTGGTTGACATGTACTCTAAAAGTGGGATAGCTGAAGATTCATTTAAGGTGTTCTGTGAGATGCCAGAGAAAAATGTAgtctcttggaattcaatgatAATTGGATATGCTCAAAATGGGTTCAGTGACAAGGCTCTTCTCCTGTTCCAAGAAATGAGGGATACCGGTGTGATCCCAACATGCATTACCTTTGTTGGGGTTCTCTCCGCGTGTAGCCATGCAGGTTTAATTGAAGAAGGAATAAACTGTTACAACTTAATGGTTTATGAGTATAGGATTCTGCCCTCAGTAGAACACTGCACATGTATGGTTGACCTCCTTGGACGTGCGGGATATCTCAATGAGGCAGAAACATTTATTTACAAATCTCCATTTCCACAGGAACCTGGGATGTGGAGGACCCTCCTTGCAGCTTGCGGAGTTCACAAAAATTCTGATGTTGGTGTTCGAGCTTCACAGCACTGCTTGTGGTTGGAGCCTCAAGATTCTTTCACATATGTCATCTTATCTAACATTTATGCATCCAAACAGTTATGGTGTGAGGTCACTAGAATAAGAGATATGATGAAGGATATGTGTGTGGAGAAGGAGCCAGGATGCAGCTGGATCGAGGTCAGGAACATAGTGTATGTATTTGTCGCGAATGACAATTCATGCTTTCTGGATGAGGTTTTTGAGACACTAAAAAGTTTGTTCATGCACTCGAAAGCGGATAGCTATGATCTTGAACTTGGGTGA
- the LOC122089333 gene encoding nuclear pore complex protein NUP35, with the protein MSTTMQRTSKAGRQSVFFNDLASPVSAHRGKFMSPGQAAAVSALWRENFGGADPPPPPIFTLEDRADFSPESGIVDYQMSPEAKLEMRTPVRDSRRDSVSPLKSKSEASTSYAAMGAQQMQHTPASSSWWSPGKSASDHDEKGKGSPVEGVVQPGGLIMLPPPREVARPELQRNSLPTSDLDLDEEEWVTVYGFSPGDTNLVLREFEKCGVILRHVPGPREANWIHILYENRSDALKALSKNGMQIGGLLIVGVKTLDPIQRQALNERVNNQGFMTMPSPASRNSEMIPSRVSPRPYHVQNKGNSSTQRSVGAIAAPAKSVMSKVMDLMFGI; encoded by the exons ATGAGCACCACAATGCAGAGAACTTCAAAAGCTGGGAGACAATCGGTTTTTTTCAATGATTTGGCATCACCAGTTTCCGCGCATAGAGGAAAATTCATGAGCCCAGGTCAGGCAGCTGCAGTGTCTGCTCTATGGCGAGAGAATTTTGGGGGCGCCGATCCTCCACCGCCTCCTATATTCACCTTGGAAGACCGTGCAGATTTCTCTCCGGAATCCGGGATTGTGGATTATCAGATGTCTCCGGAAGCAAAGTTGGAGATGAGGACACCTGTAAGGGATTCTCGTCGGGATTCTGTTTCTCCCTTGAAAAGCAAGTCTGAGGCTAGCACTTCTTATGCTGCAATGGGGGCACAGCAAATGCAGCATACCCCTGCCAGTTCGAGTTGGTGGTCCCCCGGAAAGAGTGCGAGTGATCATGATGAGAAAGGGAAGGGTTCACCAGTTGAGGGTGTCGTTCAGCCTGGTGGATTAATTATGTTACCACCACCGAGAGAAGTTGCCAGACCAGAGTTGCAGAGGAATAGCTTACCAACGAGCGACCTTGACCTTGACGAAGAGGAATGGGTCACTGTTTATGG ATTTTCCCCAGGTGATACCAATTTAGTGTTGCGGGAGTTTGAAAAATGTGGCGTGATATTGAGACATGTGCCGGGTCCAAGAGAGGCTAACTGGATTCATATTCTTTAtgag AATCGTTCTGATGCTCTGAAGGCTCTCAGCAAGAATGGGATGCAGATCGGTGGACTGCTGATTGTTGGTGTGAAGACCTTGGATCCAATTCAACGCCAGGCCCTGAATGAAAGGGTAAACAACCAGGGGTTCATGACTATGCCCTCTCCAGCCAGTAGAAACTCCGAGATGATCCCTTCTCGAGTCTCTCCTCGCCCCTATCATGTTCAGAATAAGGGTAATTCTAGTACCCAACGTTCAGTTGGTGCAATTGCCGCTCCTGCCAAATCTGTCATGTCCAAAGTCATGGATTTGATGTTTGGCATCTGA
- the LOC122068884 gene encoding SNW/SKI-interacting protein A: MAALKDLLPPVKSSTASFYDHSNDPWFKQRFDSSEAERSAAAKVIPVPPYLKRQGFVPRKPEDFGDGGAFPEIHVAQYPLGMGRKDAKAGSKTLALTVDSHGSVAFDAIVKQNENASKIVYSQHRDLVPKVLTADGMEEEDSEEMEKEIQETAERTKAALEKIVNVRLSAAQPKNVPQQSSDSKFIKYKPSQQSAAFNSGAKERIIRMVEMPVDPLEPPKFKHKRVPKASGSPPVPVMHSPPRPVTVKDQQDWKIPPCISNWKNPKGYTIPLDKRLAADGRGLQDVQINDNFAKLSESLYVAEQKAREAVAMRSKVQKEMMLKEKERKEQELRALAQKARSERTGGAAAATVPIPIDKGMMDSEMRGDGERVKDRDREAPRETKEEREERLQREKIREERRRERERERRLEAKDAAMGKKSKITRDRDRDVSEKVALGMASTGAGRGEVMYDQRLFNQEKGMDSGFATDDQYNIYDKGLFTAQSTLSSLYKPKKDADADMYGGADEQLDKIMKTDRFKADKGFTGAPERAAPRSGPVDFEKAAEEQDPFGLDMFLTEVKKGKKAMDKVGSGGTMSASAGSSMRDGHDKGSGRTRIGFERGQ; this comes from the coding sequence ATGGCGGCTCTGAAGGATCTGCTTCCTCCCGTGAAGTCCTCGACGGCTTCTTTTTATGATCACTCGAATGACCCTTGGTTCAAGCAGCGCTTCGATTCCAGCGAGGCCGAGCGTTCGGCTGCTGCTAAAGTCATTCCTGTACCTCCATACTTGAAGCGACAGGGCTTTGTCCCCAGGAAGCCAGAGGATTTTGGAGATGGTGGCGCTTTTCCTGAGATTCATGTAGCCCAGTATCCTCTTGGCATGGGCAGGAAAGACGCAAAGGCTGGCTCAAAAACTCTCGCGCTTACTGTAGACTCACATGGTAGTGTTGCCTTTGATGCGATCGTGAAACAGAATGAGAATGCTTCGAAGATTGTGTACTCTCAACATAGAGACCTCGTCCCGAAGGTTCTGACGGCAGATGGGATGGAGGAGGAGGACtcggaggagatggagaaggagaTTCAGGAAACAGCAGAACGCACAAAAGCTGCGCTTGAGAAAATCGTCAATGTGAGACTAAGTGCAGCACAGCCAAAGAATGTTCCACAACAGTCCTCTGATTCCAAGTTCATCAAGTACAAACCATCACAGCAGTCGGCAGCCTTCAACTCCGGGGCCAAGGAAAGGATTATAAGGATGGTTGAGATGCCAGTTGACCCACTTGAGCCACCAAAGTTCAAGCACAAGCGTGTTCCAAAGGCTTCCGGTTCGCCTCCTGTGCCAGTTATGCATTCTCCCCCACGCCCTGTAACGGTGAAAGACCAACAAGATTGGAAAATACCTCCTTGTATCTCAAATTGGAAGAATCCAAAAGGGTATACAATCCCACTTGATAAGCGTCTGGCAGCAGATGGAAGAGGTCTACAAGATGTTCAAATCAATGACAATTTTGCCAAGCTTTCGGAGTCATTGTATGTTGCAGAACAGAAGGCTAGAGAAGCTGTTGCAATGAGATCAAAGGTTCAGAAAGAAATGATgttgaaagagaaggaaaggaaggagcAAGAGCTTCGTGCACTGGCTCAGAAAGCTCGTTCTGAGAGGACTGGTGGTGCAGCTGCTGCTACGGTTCCCATCCCAATTGACAAAGGCATGATGGACAGTGAAATGAGGGGTGATGGCGAACGGGTTAAAGACAGAGATAGGGAGGCCCCTAGGGAGacaaaggaggaaagagaggagCGGTTGCAGCGAGAAAAGATACGTGAAGAACGCCGTCGGGAAAGGGAGCGGGAGAGACGGCTGGAGGCAAAAGATGCTGCAATGGGGAAGAAGAGTAAGATTACTAGGGATAGAGATCGTGATGTCAGTGAGAAGGTTGCACTTGGTATGGCTAGTACTGGAGCTGGCCGTGGTGAGGTGATGTATGACCAGAGGCTGTTTAACCAGGAGAAAGGAATGGACTCTGGATTTGCTACAGATGATCAGTACAACATATATGATAAAGGCCTCTTTACTGCTCAATCTACTCTCTCCAGCTTGTACAAACCCAAGAAAGATGCTGATGCTGATATGTATGGAGGTGCAGATGAGCAATTGGATAAGATTATGAAGACAGACCGTTTCAAGGCGGATAAAGGATTTACTGGTGCCCCTGAGAGAGCAGCTCCAAGATCTGGGCCAGTTGATTTTGAGAAGGCTGCTGAGGAGCAAGATCCATTTGGATTGGATATGTTCTTGACGGAAGTGAAGAAGGGTAAGAAGGCAATGGATAAAGTTGGTAGTGGAGGGACCATGAGTGCAAGTGCTGGATCTTCGATGCGTGATGGCCATGATAAAGGGTCTGGGAGAACTCGAATTGGGTTTGAAAGGGGACAGTAG